A genomic stretch from Hemicordylus capensis ecotype Gifberg chromosome 1, rHemCap1.1.pri, whole genome shotgun sequence includes:
- the SLC35C1 gene encoding GDP-fucose transporter 1: protein MVFLRLWGGAEGKDKEARSDPGNTTGDRGMRSWQNNQPRFRAVRSRVQLKRSAILKMALSDSSDPLLQQEEDDSGNRQPSFLVRAVQIATVVSLYWFISITMVFLNKYLLGSPTLRLEAPLFVTFYQCLVTVLVCKILSLLASCCPPGYLDFPSIRMDLKVLRSILPLSVVFIGMITFNNLCLKYVGVAFYNVGRSLTTVFNVLLSYLLLKQTTSLYALLACGVIIGGFWLGIDQEGAEGTLSWTGIVFGILASLCVSLNAIYTKKVLPAVDGSIWRLTFYNNINACILFLPLMLLFSEFHTLYNFDKLGSLNFWGMMTLSGVFGFAIGYVTGLQIKFTSPLTHNVSGTAKACAQTVLAVCYYEETKSFLWWTSNMMVLGGSFVYTWVKGLEMKKVQEEPLPKTNEKNETGV, encoded by the exons aTGGTGTTTCTCCGGCTGTGGGGCGGTGCTGAGGGCAAGGACAAGGAAGCAAGGAGTGATCCGGGAAATACTACAGGTGATAGGGGCATGCGGAGTTGGCAGAACAATCAGCCACGTTTCCGAGCTGTAAGAAGCCG GGTCCAGCTCAAGCGATCTGCGATCCTCAAGATGGCCCTCAGCGACTCCTCGGACCCCCTGCTCCAGCAGGAAGAGGACGACAGCGGCAACAGGCAGCCCTCGTTTCTAGTTAGGGCTGTGCAGATCGCCACGGTGGTCTCTCTTTACTGGTTCATCTCCATCACCATGGTCTTCCTCAACAAGTACCTCTTGGGCAGCCCTACACTGCGCCTCGAAGCCCCGCTCTTTGTCACCTTCTACCAGTGCCTTGTCACTGTCCTCGTCTGTAAGATACTGAGCTTGCTGGCCTCCTGCTGCCCACCAGGCTACCTGGACTTCCCCTCCATCCGCATGGACCTCAAGGTATTGCGCAGTATCTTGCCCCTCTCAGTGGTCTTCATTGGCATGATCACCTTCAACAATCTATGCCTCAAATATGTTGGGGTGGCCTTCTACAACGTGGGACGCTCCCTCACCACCGTCTTCAATGTGCTGCTCTCTTACCTGCTCCTAAAACAAACCACTTCCTTGTATGCCCTTCTGGCCTGTGGAGTGATAATAG GTGGCTTCTGGCTTGGTATAGATCAGGAGGGAGCAGAAGGCACTTTGTCATGGACTGGTATAGTATTCGGAATCCTGGCCAGCCTCTGCGTCTCACTGAATGCTATTTACACTAAAAAAGTACTGCCTGCTGTGGATGGCAGCATTTGGCGCTTGACTTTCTATAACAACATCAATGCCTGCATCTTATTCTTGCCACTCATGTTGCTCTTTAGTGAGTTCCACACGCTCTACAATTTCGATAAGCTGGGGAGCCTCAATTTCTGGGGCATGATGACCCTGAGTGGGGTGTTTGGCTTTGCCATTGGTTATGTGACTGGACTCCAGATAAAATTCACCAGCCCTCTAACACACAATGTCTCTGGGACTGCAAAAGCATGTGCCCAAACAGTGCTAGCTGTCTGCTATTATGAGGAAACCAAGAGCTTCTTATGGTGGACTAGTAATATGATGGTTCTAGGTGGCTCTTTTGTCTATACGTGGGTGAAAGGGCTGGAGATGAAGAAGGTGCAGGAGGAACCTCTTCCTAAAACTAATGAGAAAAATGAGACTGGTGTCTAA